From a region of the Syngnathus scovelli strain Florida chromosome 19, RoL_Ssco_1.2, whole genome shotgun sequence genome:
- the topaz1 gene encoding protein TOPAZ1 isoform X4 translates to MRRIIKSSGCGLCGDCKITPSQIRTLIMQEQKNLAPHPEPQKATQVVKEALQATVNICDVLNSDPSCYHCGFVLPDGLKTKTVHCFKQEMRAGLQIRPRCFGLQKHGNDEHPNGTSSASVQKDEEVRGSPETCTMPDKMSELLDDGPVSFTCQRVRIFVWKKKDSCARTYITRHSRQFFVNRIMNLDNGMNDSEPTQVFPSVFFTPREPLPSFSLSGAERNGIDNGPLEETEKNNEGQGASEQLEQTMNAECSPGAAESGSSPCSFDRNDDDEVFNGEGRSSSDSDPGPSSSEPAESSTEIRASADTQPCVLDEVTAYQHDILLVNVNQDDSELFGNLPQESLLKLGPDRVLQDPKTLNTYGESQPRTQSWTPVNINLLCDSPDNEESPSRPWRPQKSTVSPKRQKIVFSEEYGTKAMDASYGSRNFQCGGIQERDACNAFSSFWTASNDPPTLHPNKADPRCFKINSYCRLFFNESESCTYKVCRFRHVPMEGDEKFCINMVERFTLNPACLLRAGALFINYYRDNPPGLFFSMPVFLSLLWALLKAGIVPDVLSVLSVSLAHKIVPTHEFLLALFTFVREKSFTSVVPHLLLLTYKMASEHLMLSLDCFDVVKNTPEFQQLIHSDASANLRVSITSSVPVSDSLNLAYVMVEMELCVKQADWCCLAKAFSSICTPHQHPSQLERISGYITVALLSETKDKMSVPFAAFAETICPNGVPDCLLMGFIGRIGVSLMLRYHKTQQWAKGRKVVEVLTQFRINYSMQKGLFENENGQSRCHLITLATEIFLLSGSLEGALQTLRENKWFVSCNMWPCEHPDLENRSRVLVHLAEKASQRDALEVLCNLPGIQEPYDQVDISRYTPMFNAHLKVCVDRLMLSVAADSVDLMLSRKIPVEGAVLQALLHKLGKQNLWLRARKIFSHSQTTGYYPAVSAPAGFMALTVSSRLGEVELALTFEMLITVNASVILPISEKTPATLSITLKRTCISLTRSQESESEYLSAGSRLLSAALIPQPKLEVHYTAVNFSQEQVFTLSVASAQRWLRSNHMWANDLWAS, encoded by the exons ATGAGAAGAATAATTAAATCCTCTGGCTGTGGCCTATGTGGTGACTGTAAAATAACTCCTTCTCAGATAAGGACACTGATTATGCAAGAGCAAAAAAACTTGGCCCCTCACCCAGAACCACAGAAAGCCACTCAGGTAGTTAAGGAAGCCCTCCAAGCTACAGTCAACATTTGTGATGTCCTAAATTCTGATCCAAGTTGCTACCATTGTGGCTTTGTGCTACCTGACGGTCTCAAGACCAAGACTGTGCATTGCTTTAAACAGGAAATGAGAGCTGGATTGCAGATCAGGCCACGTTGCTTTGGCCTCCAGAAACATGGAAATGATGAGCACCCAAATGGTACGTCAAGTGCAAGTGTGCAAAAGGATGAGGAAGTAAGAGGCAGTCCTGAAACGTGCACAATGCCAGACAAGATGTCGGAATTGTTGGACGATGGACCAGTGTCCTTCACCTGCCAGCGAGTGAGGATctttgtttggaaaaaaaaagattcttgtGCACGCACTTACATAACCCGGCACAGCAGGCAGTTCTTTGTGAATAGAATCATGAACCTGGACAACGGCATGAATGATTCTGAACCAACACAAGTATTCCCATCGGTTTTCTTTACTCCAAGAGAACCTTTACCCTCTTTTAGCCTTAGTGGTGCTGAAAGGAATGGAATTGATAATGGGCCTTTGGAAGAAACGGAAAAAAATAACGAGGGGCAAGGTGCGTCGGAGCAACTGGAACAGACGATGAATGCCGAATGTTCGCCGGGGGCCGCCGAATCCGGCTCTTCCCCGTGCAGTTTTGAtcgcaatgatgatgatgaagtctTCAACGGTGAGGGTCGGTCATCTTCAGATAGTGACCCAGGACCAAGTTCATCTGAGCCAGCAGAGTCTTCAACTGAGATCCGGGCAAGCGCTGACACTCAGCCGTGCGTTTTGGACGAGGTCACCGCATATCAACATGATATCCTACTCGTTAATGTAAACCAAGATGACTCCGAGCTCTTCGGCAACCTGCCCCAGGAGAGTCTCCTGAAACTGGGTCCCGACAGAGTTCTCCAAGACCCAAAGACTTTGAACACATATGGAGAGTCACAGCCTCGCACGCAAAG TTGGACCCCAGTTAATATAAATCTTCTGTGCGACAGTCCAGACAACG AGGAAAGCCCCAGCAGACCCTGGAGGCCACAAAAGAGCACTGTCTCCCCCAAAAGGCAAAAGATTGTATTCAGCGAAGAATACGGCACCAAAGCAATG GATGCGTCTTACGGCAGCAGAAATTTTCAATGCGGCGGCATCCAGGAAAG GGATGCATGTAACGCGTTCTCTTCATTTTGGACAGCGAGTAACG ATCCACCCACGCTGCACCCAAACAAGGCGGATCCTAGGTGTTTTAAAATTAATTCA TACTGCAGGCTGTTCTTCAATGAATCCGAGTCCTGTACCTACAAGGTATGCCGCTTTCGGCATGTGCCTATGGAGGGCGACGAGAAG TTCTGTATCAACATGGTAGAGCGCTTCACCCTAAATCCAGCGTGCCTCCTGAGAGCAG gAGCTTTGTTCATAAACTACTACCGCGACAATCCCCCAGGATTATTTTTCTCCATGCCTGTCTTTCTCTCACTCCTCTGGGCTCTTCTGAAAGCAGGCATCGTGCCTGATGTTCTGTCAGTGCTCAGTGTCAGCTTGGCTCACAAGATCGTG CCTACTCATGAGTTCCTGCtcgcccttttcacctttgtaaGAGAGAAAAGCTTCACAAGCGTTGTCCCTCACCTCCTGCTGCTAACttacaag ATGGCCAGTGAACATTTAATGCTGAGCTTGGATTGCTTCGATGTTGTTAAAAACACTCCTGAATTCCAGCAGCTGATACATTCAGATGCGTCTGCCAATCTAAG AGTCTCTATAACCAGCAGTGTGCCCGTTTCAGACTCCTTGAACTTGGCCTATGTCATGGTGGAGATGGAG CTTTGTGTAAAGCAAGCGGACTGGTGCTGTCTGGCGAAAGCTTTTAGCTCCATTTGCACACCCCACCAACATCCCAGCCAACTGGAGCGCATCAGCGGCTACATCACTGTCGCTCTTCTGTCGGAGACCAAAGACAAGATGTCGGTGCCGTTTGCGGCTTTCGCTGAGACAA TTTGTCCCAATGGAGTTCCAGACTGCCTGTTGATGGGTTTCATTGGCCGAATTGGAGTCTCTCTTATGCTAAGATACCATAAAACTCAACAGTGGGCCAAG GGTCGGAAGGtggtggaggtgctgacccaatTCAGGATCAACTACTCCATGCAGAAGGGTTTGTTTGAGAATGAGAACGGTCAGTCACGCTGCCACCTGATCACCTTGGCAACGGAGATCTTCCTGCTCAGTGGCAGCCTGGAAGGAGCCCTCCAAACTCTCCGAG AGAACAAATGGTTTGTGAGTTGCAATATGTGGCCGTGTGAGCATCCGGACTTGGAGAATAGAAGCCGTGTGCTCGTCCATCTGGCTGAGAAAGCCTCGCAAAGAGACGCCTTGGAGGTCTTGTGTAATCTCCCAGGAATACAAGAACCCTATG ACCAAGTTGACATCTCCAGGTACACCCCCATGTTTAACGCTCACCTGAAAGTGTGCGTGGACAGACTAATGCTTTCCGTAGctgcggactcggtggacttgaTGCTGTCTCGAAAGATACCAGTAGAGGGTGCTGTGCTCCAGGCGCTTTTGCACAAGCTGGGGAAACAAAACCTCTGGCTACGTGCGCGCAAGATCTTCAGTC ACTCTCAAACCACTGGCTATTACCCAGCCGTATCGGCCCCCGCTGGGTTCATGGCGCTGACTGTTTCCAGTCGACTGGGGGAGGTGGAACTCGCACTCACGTTTGAGATGTTAATTACTGTCAATGCTTCAGTTATTCTCCCTATTTCCGAGAAGACACCCGCCACCCTCAGCATCACCCTAAAAAG GACTTGCATTTCTCTCACCAGGAGtcaagagagcgagagcgagtacCTCTCAGCCGGGAGCCGTCTGCTCTCAGCGGCGCTCATCCCGCAACCCAAACTGGAGGTCCACTATACTGCTGTGAACTTCTCACAAGAACAAGTCTTCACGCTTAGCGTTGCCTCGGCCCAACGCTGGCTGCGAAGCAATCATATGTGGGCGAACGACTTGTGGGCTAGTTAG